ggagtcTTGTTGAGGGCCACCTGGCAAATGGGGAGGGAATATCAGAGttggaaaatcattattttcagcCATCCTATTAAAGACTGGATCAGGCAAAAATCACCCCTGTGTGCTAAACCTAGAGAGAAAAACTGATGAGGAGCAGGCTACGTGTGTCCTTCCCCAGATGACTCACTTGGAAGGAAGAAACCAGTACCGACAAAGTGGAGAAATTAGACAACACCTTGACCAGGGGATCAAAATTAACATTCACCAAGGTGGAAGAGATAGACATCCATGTAGAGGCCACTTCTAGGCAAACAGGCTTGACCAATGGACCGCGGAGAGGGCCAGAGTGACCCCCTGGCTGAATACAGACAGGCCCATCAGGCAACCCCCCCAAAATAGCCCCAGGCCCTAACTAATGGGCTACTTACAAGCAGTTCTCAAAAAGGGGAACGTTCCATATGTCACCATACTTCCTCATCTTCCCCCTTTAAAAACAGCCCCCAGCCACTGCCTCACTGCAGaccctctcctctgctgtccgCCCAccgctccctctgctccctcggTGTAGCCAATAAGCGTCTATCTCCTCTATTCTGCCTAGGATGAATGCTTTCAACTCCTGCGCCACAGACTCGACTGTTGGCCCCCATCAGATCAAGACACCCCATTCAGGCACCAGAATCCGGGCATCGCGGGCCACCAGCTGTGATACCCCGAGGACACAACATCATCTTTTCAGTATCTGACCCAAAATGCATAATCTGTATCTAGTCACAAGAAGcatcaaacaaacccaaaatgaTGAAGGTTCTCTAAAAAAGAGAGGGGGCCGGTCTGTCTGTATCCTAAATACTGAAGCCGAGAAGCATTTGCCACCCCAagatatgcctctttggcataagggGATTATTTCTAAGAAAAGCAGATGCAAGAGAATCTCTGAAAACCCATTAGACGTTACCTTTTTGGAAGAGGCACTTACAAGTATCAGGGAGACCTCCACCTGTAAGGGTGCCTTCCTCCGTACCAAGGGAGGGGGCTGCTCTCTATCTTTAGAAACCCTTGTCAGTAGAGAAGGCAGGGCTTAACTCTGCATCACAGCCCTATGTGTTTACTGGGCTCTGCGAGTCGCCTCCCAGAACtgcctttccccctctccccccagatTTCCTTTGGGCCTTAGCAGGAGATGGGGCTTAAGGTGCTGACTTGGGCCATTTCGGTGAGTTAGTTGTCCTGGATCCGTGCCATGTATACAGGAGGTGCACGTGTTCTTcaagttctttgtttttctcttgttaatctgtctcgTATcatggggcggcgggggggggggtgcaaggGAAAATCACTTTTCCTTCCCCACAGCACCaatgtcataaaagacaaagactatGGAAACGTTCCAGACTAAAGGCAGCTAAGACACAAGATCACTAAATGCCCACACCTCTAGAGCAAATCCTATGCTAGAAGGAAAAAATGCTGTCAAAGATGTTATCACGTCTATTGTCTAACTTGGAAGACAAAGAGCAGATTAggtaaacaaacagacaaaaacaaatggcAGATTAGGTAACAGTATAATATGGATGTTAAATTTACCGAAGTTGACGGCAGCGCTGTGGTTATGTGAGAGAATATTCTTATTCTTAGGAAAACCATACTGAAGTGCTTAAGAGTAAAGCCATGCTGCATGTAACATCCTCAAAGGGCTCAGACAAGGGATGTGCGTGCAGAGCATAAAGCAAATGGGGTAAAATGCTAATAGAAGAATCTGGATAAAGGGCATATGGGCATAtgtacagttttaatttttgcaacttttttgcaaggtttgaaattatttccagataaaaagctttgatttatttaaagtaagctccacactgagcatggggcttgaactcacgacggAGATtaagagttgcgtgctctactgtgtgagccagccagacacccctccacataaaaagcttttaaagggggcagaggagaaggaataTGTCCTTAAGAAGGCAAAGAGGATAAGAGGCCCAGAGCCCAGAAAAGCAGCCAGTCTCTGGCACACTGGGAAAGTCTCATTCAGTTTCACAGCACCAGTGGGGAGCACCATGAGTATTCAGTATTTGTAGGAATGTGAGCATGTTGTGGGTTTGTGCACCAGGGATCTAAGTAAAGTAGGCTGCTGTCTAATGAGCCAGAGTCAGCAGCTGATTTAGGAGTGCTGAGAAAATAAAAGGTGTCAAACAGCTGttctggagaagagaaaaggagacctACCACCCAAGCATGGTAGGCTTGCTGGGCAATGCTGGAAGTCCACTTGAGGTTTACTAGTAAGGTCAAGACCTAGACCTAGACGTCCGTATTTATTCTGAAAACTCCCCGAATGGTTTCAGTGGGCAGCCAGCTTTCGGAACTACTGCACTAAGGCAGGGTTTCTCAAGCCCAACACTATGGGCTTTTGGGCCACATCATTCTTGGTTGCAGAGCAAAGGGGGAGAGGGTCttgtgcattataggatgtttagcaacatcccCGGCCTCTACTCACTAGACACCCCCACCTCTGCCAGTCATGACAACCATAAATGTCTCCAAACGTTGCCAAATGTCCTCAGGGAGCCAAAAGCggccctggttgagaaccactctGTTAAGGAATAAAGGCCATAAATACGACGTGCTTAAAAAGGTTCGGAATTGGGTGTGCTCCTTGTTGCCATGAGCACTGTAGGTAAGAACACAGACTCTAAAATCACATGGTCTGTGTTCAAATTCCAGATCCGTTATCTTTTGGGATGACCCTGGCCAAGTTACCTAGcccctctgtgcttcagtttcctcatctgtaaaatgataataGCACCTGCCTCCAGAACTTGGAAGGACTAAATGGGTGAATATATGTAAAGCAGTAAGAGCAGTGCCTGCTcattaaatattagctattagCTATCATTATTACCATCACGGAATCAGAAATGGAGTAAATACCAGATGTCTGTTGATTAATggactgttttttttaagattttatttatttattcatgagagacacagagagagagaggcagagacaagggcagagggagaagcaggctccatgcagggagctggacgtgggactcgatcccgggtctgcaggatcacgccctgggctgaaggcaggcactaaaccgctgagccacgcagggatccccgaTTAATGGActgtttacattaaaatatattccatcCTTAACCAACAGAAGGTGCTACACTAAACCAGAACAGAAAGACAGAATTCATTGAATTTCTCTTAGGATTAGTGGCCTGATTTCTTCCAGTTTCCAGGCACACTCATTCATCCGgttgacaaatgtttattgagcacctactatgtcccCCTGTTCTAGGTCCTGAGAACACAACAGTGAGCAAGTTACACAAAGTCCTCGCTCTCTGGGAACTTATATTCTAGCGGGGAAAAGAAGACATGGAATCAGTAAACAAATAATCAAATGATACAATTGCAGATAATAGTTttatgaaggaaacaaaagcaggaTGCAGGACGGGAATTCACAGTGGTAAAGAGGGAATGTTGTTTTGGAAGGACGTTCAGAGAAGAGAATGACATGGCAACAAGTTAGGCGATCATCTGATGAAACGGTGCTCCAGAAGAGCAGCACCGCAAAGCTGGTGTGCTTGGGGAAGGGTGAGAACAGGGGTGAAGGCTGTACAGGGCCTCAGAGGCTACAATGAACAACTGGGGTCTTATTCGAAGTGTGGTAGAGATTATTAGAGAGCTTtgagcagggacgcctgggtggctcagcggttgggcgtctgccttcggctcagggcatgaccccggggtaccgggatcgggtcccacatcaggctccctacatggagcctgcttctccctctgcctgtgtctctgcctctctatatatatctttcattaataaataaaatctaaaaaaaaagagagagagagctttgaGCAGTGGGTTTACAAGACTGCATTTATGACCTGTTCTGTGGGGTCAAGGGTGGATGCTGGTTTAGAGGCTACACAGTAATTCCAGAGACAAATGTCTCCCTTTGCAGGGTAATAGGATCTGATATAAAATGAATCTGTCTAGGACCCAGTTCAGCAGTTTGGGGGCTTAGAAACTAACAGGACAGAGGGTGTTTCATGAAAGAGTGGTTGAATCCATTTGTAGGGCAAtgatcaccattttttttaaggttttattattccaggagcccgatcccaggagcccaggatcatgacctgagcagatcatgacctgagccaaaggcaaacgctcaaccactgagccacccaggcgtccctgatcatcatttttaaatgaaataggaCAGATGGAAGAAAACGGAAGATATCAGAATATACTGCACAAAGGCAAAATGCATAAGACTGTGAGATTCTATTTCAATCATATATAGGTAGGTTATACCAGGCTGAGCTATAAAATCTACTTCTCACTATGGATGGCGGGCCGGAAAGTTTGTAAACACTACCAAAAGCtaccttatttattcataaggagCTCATATAATCTGTccctttattttctccctttctcactgTAGCTGGTATCCCCCCAAATGAGGACATTATAAAAAGCTCCAAAGGTAGTATCTTCATAGTCTAAATAAAATGATTGATTTATACTACACTTACCTTCTCCTCCAGGGAGATCAAAATATGACCCTCCAAAGAAGCTGGGAAGAGTGACTCATCTCTAAACTGTTGGGCtttttcaatgggaaaaaaagagtctaagcagaatatgaaattttaaagttaaactTTAGACATTTAGAAGCTCCACATGCAAAGAAACTTCCTTGAAGGTAGTAAGAATAACCACCGGATCTCTACAGCAAGCATAATACCCAGTAGTAAAGTGTTAGAATCATTCCCATCCAAATCAGATACTCCTGAACTGTGCCCTAGAGGGAAGCCTAGCCACTAAGGCAAGCAATCCCTATATTGTTTCATTTCCAGACAGTCTGATTGTCtactttaaaaatccaagaaaactGACTGGGAGACTTTGAACTAATAAAAGTTCAGTAATGTGGCTTGAATATGATAGAcctacaaaaaaatttaatagccTTTCTACACAAGAGTCtagtaattataaaatgaaatggggataaatgatataatttctaaaagcaataataattacACTCACAAAAACAATCTAGGAATTCACCTGACAAGAATGTGTAAGACCTACAGTGTGGTATAGGCATAaggacaaacacacacacagatcaagGGAACATAACAGAGTTCAAAAATAGCCCCACacagagactcctgggtggctcatcagttaagtgtctgccttcggctcaggccgtgatcctggagtcccaggatcaagtcccacatcgggttccctgcgtggagcctgcttctccctctgcctgtgtctctgcctctctctctctgtctctcaagaataaataaataaaatcttaagaaaaaaataaaagcacacaggggcgcctgggtggctcagtaagttaaaaGTCcaactcttgggatgcctgggtggctcagcagttaagcgcctgccttccagctccgggcgtgatcctggagtcccaggatcaagtcccacatctggatccctgcaaggagcctgcttctccctctgcctgtgtctctgcctctctctgtgtgtctctcatgaataaataaataaataaaatcttttttaaaaaagagtccaactcttgattctggctcaggtcacaatctcagagttgtgagatggagccctgtgtcaagccACACTGggtgcggagcctgcttaagattctctctccctctacctctgcccctctccactagccccttaaaataaatacataaattaataaacaaacccACGCATATActgtcaattgatttttgacaaaggggCCAAGGGGATACAAGGAGGGAAgtacagtcttttcaacaaatggtgttggaacaacTGGCTATCTATATGGACAAAAGTGAATCTTGACCTATACAAAACTTAACTGAAAGGAAGTCATAAACCTACttataaatgacaaaactaaaaaaataaaaataaaaaaaataaatgacaaaactataaaatgtcCAGAAGGAAGCACAGGATAAAATCTCAGTAAACGTGAGGTAGACAAAGATTCATCAGACAGGTTACTAAAATTGCAATCTATAAAAGGAACAAAACCTGATAAATTAGAcctatcaaaactgaaaatttcCGCTCTTCAAAAAAACATCagtaattccacttatatgatatataagtcaaataaaatagtcaaagtcatagaaacaaagagtaggatggtggtggccaggggctgggggagggggaaatggggagttagtgttcaGTGGGCACAAGGCTTCAGTTGTACACATTGAATAcattctagagatctgctatacATCACAGTGCCTATAGCTAATAGTACTatactatacacttaaaaatttaggAGGGTAGATCTCAAGTTAAGGGTTCTCGaatcacaataaaaagaaagaaaatgaaaaggcaagccacagactaaaagaaaatatttgcaatataggTATCTGACTTGTATCCAGATATGATCTGTGAAGAACTCTCCCGATTCAATCAGACAAACGATACAGTCTTGAAAAACAGACATTTcagaaaagatacacaaatgaccaaaaagcacatgcaaagatgctcaacatcactagtcatcaacGACGTGCCAACTAAAACCACAAGTGCTGCCACCACAAACCCACTGGAATAGCTAAGATAAAATTAACCGACAATACCTAGCACTGCTGACGAGCATGCTGTGCAACTGGACCTCTCATGCACTGCTGCTGGTGGTAGTGCACTGCGGTGTGGCCGCTTGGGAAAAGTGTGGCGCTTTCTGGCACAGTTAAATTTACCACACAATCCCTCCgcaatcccactcctaggtatcCACCAGAGTGGAATGAGAGTGTAAGCTGTATGTGAATAAATATTTGGCCCCAAATAAACTTGGCCCTGTTTATAGCCACCGAAAGTcagcaaaaggataaaaaaaaaaaaaaactgtggaatagtactcagcaataaaaaggaacaaattatggATTCCCACGACACTGATAAATCTCAAATGCGTTGTGCGAGGTGGAAGGAGCCAGACTCAGAAGGCTACATCATGTGTGGATCCACTCACAgggcattctggaaaagataaacTGATAGTAACAGCAAATAaatcaatggttgccaggggacGAGAATGGTGGAGGAGGCTGACCACCAAGGGTCAATAAGGAATCTTCTGGAGTGACCGAATTCTTCTCTATCTTGCTACAGTGCTCATTAGATGCCTATATGTATCTGGCAAAACGTATAGAACTATACACGAAAAGGGTGAATGTTATTATacgtaaattatacctcaatttcaGAAATATGGAATCAACTCAAGAATTAATTAAGTAGTTTTATAAAATGGAACAGAGTGTTCACAGAATCTTATTTGACTGAGAGGATttattttatggtaatttttacCAAATGTTTAGCCTATTTCTTAACTTCCACTACCCCCACCTCATACCATGTTCCCAAAATAAGTTCCATGTGAATTAAAGacccacatattttaaaaaccataaacatcttaaaagaatttttttgccCTCTATCTTGAGGTAGGGAAGGCCTTTCTCAGCAAGGCATCGAAACCAGCTCCCGGGTTTTTACTAAAAGCAGAATCTCATTTCTATCCTCTGAATTATTAACATCACAGAAACAcattctctgccccccccccccacgcaacattttttttttcttctttaacggTGCTCTTCCGAGTTTGTAGCAAGTATTTGAAAGGGACTTGGCATTCTCAGgcagcaaaatggaaaaatgtgtttGCCAATTTCTCGTGAGCAATGAAAGCATCAGGAACCTACACAGTGATGTCCCCCTCTGCGTCCCAGACCAGACTCAGCCACACCACAACCACACCAGAGCCCCCAGAAGGAACACGCAGGCCACGCAAAAGCAGCTTCTTAACTGGCTCCCTAACACCTGAGCAAACTCACTTTGCCATTTCTGGAAGGCTGTTCATGGTACCAAAACCACGGCTTTCCTTTCCCTGCCAAACCCACCAATGAAATTCCTTTTCTCAGAcgtttttctccctctgctgaacAAAATCATGTCCATAATTAAAGttcaacttctttttcttttctgtttccaaccttttttttttttctagaaaatcacACACACCTGGAATCTGGGGCTTGGGCAAGCATTATCCATACAGAAAACACCCTgcatttcttcagtatttttcaaTAGCAAAATCTGCTCTATCCCCCTTTTAAGGAAAGTCACCTTGCAAGGATGTGGGAATGATAAAAGCAGCGGGAATACGATCAGGGCTTGGCATCGCCCCGAGGCCCTGTAAAACAATACTCCTGAACAGCTATAAAATTTGGCCACTTTTTGCTTTCCAGCTTTGCATTTGAGTTGTAAAAGCAGCCAAACCAAGCAATGTCCAGCTCCTTTCAGATCTTAATTAAGCAAAACTTTGAGATACTAGACAGGGCTCCCCAAATCCTTTGGGAATGACACATACTTTGTCACTTAATTTACAAATTGTTATGACGTCGAACTTAATTGCATTGCCTACTAATGATTCTGCTCTTAATAAATTGctaactattaaaattaataaagcgGTAAGTATTGGCATATGTATAGCTGAGGTTACACTCACGGGCTTATCTCTTCAAACAgccaaagagaagggaagaaagatggGAGGAACTGCAACATCAGCTAGCCTTTGGCTTAATAAATCTTCACTCTCCATCACCCACCAGCTCTTAAACCTGATCAAAGAAACGGGTCCTTTTTCTGCCTACGGGGACTATAGACAGGATCAGCTACATCATTTGTGAGGACCcggtgcaaaatgaaaatgcgaAGCCCGGCGTTCAAAAATTACCAAGAATTTCAACAGCGACAGCAAAGCATGTAAACCGAGTACAGGCTGCACGTCCGCGAAGCCAGCTCGATCAACGGATAATTTATTTGGCTAGTAAGCTGGTAAGGAAAGTAAAGCATTTCGCTTCTGAATGAAGAGCAATTTCCTGTGTGTGTCTAGGGTGGAGCTGGGACTATAAGGTCTTAGGACTTCTTCTACCGATCTCTCACTTTTCCTAAGGTTTTCAGCCTGTTGGACAAAAAGGACCTCTGCAGTACCTACCATATAAAATGTGGTCCAGGGAGCCGCAGCATCAGTATCACGTGGGGGCTTCTTAGAAACGCACACTGtcgggccccaccccagacctactgaatcggaatctgcattttaacaagattcccagggGATTCGTGGGGGACAAGACAAACTAAGTGTCACTTTCCAGGAAGCTACGGAAAACCCTCTGCCGCCTGCCTCATCTGACTCTGGCAAAGCCCATCGACTCTCCTCCTCTTATACATACTTCCAGGGCCTCGAAAGGGCAAGTCCCTGTTGGAAAGCGGTCACTCGAGACCTCcagcctcttccttccccaccGTGCTCACCCCCAGGCCTCGGGCTGTAGCTCCatcccgccgcgcgccccgccaCCTGCTCTGGGTCCCGCCACACAGCGCTGCGCGGAGCCGTCGGGTCCCGAGGCGCGTTCGCGCTCCGCTAGCTCCGCCACACCCCACCCGCCCGGGGCGGTAAACTGAGACCCCAAGGGTCTGGTCTCCAAGACCGCCCGCGCGAACAAGATCCGTGGCTCCGCTTCCCGGAGGGGCGGGAAGAGTTGGAGCCCGTTTGAGGCTTCTGGAGACACACGCCGGCCCCCTAGCCCTCGGAGAACGCGTCGCCGGAGCCCCTTTCCCGTGGCGAGCACTCTCCCACGTCGGGGGGCCGGGCCCCGGGGCTCGGCCGCTCTGCCCCTGCCTTTCAGGGCGGCCGCGGGCTCCGAGTCGGCGCCGCAGCCGAGCGGAGGGGGCGTTCGCCCCGCTGTCCGGTCGCCCTCCGGGTCCAGGCGCtccgccccggccgcccgcgcccgTCGCCAGCTCCCGGGCTGGGTCTCAGGAGCCCGCGGGCGACTCTTCCCTGCGCCGCGCGCTTACCTGCCGATCCCGGCAGACGGACTGGCTGCGGGCGCCCTCCGACACTCCTTGTCCCCTCTCCCCCGAGCCGCGTCCCTCCCTCTTCCCGCCGGCTgggcgccgcccccgccgctccGGGACCGCTCGGCCGCCCGCTCTCCAGCTGCCCTGCGCGGCGTGGCGCGTCCGGCGCTCGGCGGCGGCGAGGCTGGGCGCGGAGGCTGGGCGCGGAGGTGGGGAGCGGGCGGGGCGCCGAGGGAGGAGGGTGTGAGCGACTGGCGCGGCTGGCCGAAGCCCGGCGGGGAGCtcgggcaggggggcggggaaAATCCGGCCCGCGGGCTGggcggcccccccacccccgcggcgCCCCTGGACTCCCTGGACCGCGCGACCCTCGGATGCCCCGCGTGCGTTCGGCGCGCTCCTGGGAGACCCTCAACCTCCAACCACCCCCCTCACCTTTAGAGGTCGCCCTGGTACCCACATGCCTGTCCCACCATTTTCAGCACCGTGCTCTGTGATGCGTGGGAACCCCGAGGTCTCCCCTCTGCCGCAGTAGCCCCAACTCAGAGATCATATGTCAGGCCACTGGCGGAGAGGAAAATGTCCTGGGAAAGGTTTTAGCTCCATGGTTATTTGGTGAAGCGCAGGTTACAGCGGATACCTTAGAAACTGGGATCCCCAGCCCTCGGCTTGCTGAATGTATGTGTTGGAGAATGCGGAGGTGGTATATGGAGTGAGCTGTCTCTCGTCCCTTCTATCTTTTCTGTTAGCATCTCCTCCCTGAGCACGTTGACAGGGTAGGAACCAGATCTGGATGGGACTTAGAGATCATCTACCAGCTTGTCAAAGTACCCCAtgttacagatgggaaaatggaGGCCTGGGGGCCTTGACTCCGATCTACAATTCTAATTACTTGTAGTTAATACAATTCCAATTACTTGTAGTTACGAGGGGGGAAAAATAAGCACTCTGaattccctctctgcctccttttacTGCTGCCCAACTACCCACTTCAGCCCTACCCTTTATAGTCAAATAGCATCTATATTTGCAAAATGCTTTATCACTCAAAAAGGCACAATTCTCTTTCATTAAAACCTGCAGGAGAATAGTCCATTGTTCTTTACCACCGAACCAAGCTTCTAGATTCTGAACTGCATTCACAGCTCTAGAGAAGGTGTTTATAAAGTGCAGGTCTGCAGAGCACATCCTGGCTGACTCTGCCATATTAGATACAACCCCAGGTAAGATGTACTCTGCTTTGCAGGAGGGGTTGAGTTTGTTTTGCAAACGCCAACTTATTAACACTCACAACATTCTAGctggataaatgaatggaaagtgTTTTCAGAGAGACTTTTGACTGGTTGGATTAAGGGGGAGTGGAGATCCGGAAGCTCATCCAGGTTACATAACAAGTTGGAGGCAGAATTATGCTAAGGGGGAAGacagtatattttaataaacaggTTTAATGATACTCCAAAGGATTAAATTGTTTCTCTTTGCATTAACTTCACAATTGCATATCTTCGACTTACTGGAAAGTAGACTTCATATTGTGTACAGCCACCAAAAACCTCAGACACTGCTATTTGGCAGAACCTATTGAAACTCAGCATACGACTACCCCATGTCCGGCAATTGCCCTTCTAGGTGTATACCCAACAGAAAGGAGTGCATATGTTTACCAAAGGATATGAAcgagaatgttcatagcagtgtcTTTCTAAGAGCTCTAGATTAAAAGCTACCCAAATGTCCCTCAGCAGTAGAACGGATTGAAAACATTGCGGTGGTATAGTCACAAAATGGAACACCAAACAGCAAGGAAAAAGCATGAACCATTGCTACAGAGTATAGACGGAATTCACAAACAATACCGAGCAGAAGAAATCAGACATGAAAGCATATGTACAATGTGATCCCGTTTATGCAAAGTATAAAACAGGCAAAACCAATAATCAGGTTAGTGGTCATTGAGAAGTTGGTGACTGGAGGGACTTACAAGGGGGATCAGAAGGTCATGTCTGCAGGTGGTCTTGTTTCTTTATCTGGGTGCTACTTACATGGATGTATtaagtttgtgaaaattcattgagctgcTCGTCTATGATATGTGCACTTTCCCTACATATGTTTACTTCAAGAAAAGAGTTAACGTCTGTATAGATCATATGAAAAGTTGCTTGAATTTCTAAAGTAAGTGTGATGCTGTGATGCCAGAATAAatatagttttcctttaaaaaaaactttgctgttggggcacctgggtgcctcagtggttgagtgtctgcctttggttcaggtcgtgatccgggatCCTAGGATCAGGTTCCatagcaggttccccatgggagcctgcttctccctctgtctatgtctctgcctctctctctctctctctctctatctctccttttctttctctctctctctctctctctctctcggtctctcatgaataaataaataaaatcttttaaaaaatacttaaaggaaATATGT
The nucleotide sequence above comes from Canis lupus dingo isolate Sandy chromosome X, ASM325472v2, whole genome shotgun sequence. Encoded proteins:
- the LOC112655253 gene encoding translation initiation factor IF-2-like; translated protein: MLCNWTSHALLLVVVHCGVAAWEKASKGQVPVGKRSLETSSLFLPHRAHPQASGCSSIPPRAPPPALGPATQRCAEPSGPEARSRSASSATPHPPGATARANKIRGSASRRGGKSWSPFEASGDTRRPPSPRRTRRRSPFPVASTLPRRGAGPRGSAALPLPFRAAAGSESAPQPSGGGVRPAVRSPSGSRRSAPAARARRQLPGWVSGARGRLFPAPRAYLPIPADGLAAGALRHSLSPLPRAASLPLPAGWAPPPPLRDRSAARSPAALRGVARPALGGGEAGRGGWARRWGAGGAPREEGVSDWRGWPKPGGELGQGGGENPARGLGGPPTPAAPLDSLDRATLGCPACVRRAPGRPSTSNHPPHL